DNA sequence from the Nocardia sp. BMG111209 genome:
CACCGCCTGCAGCAGCGCGTAGGTGCCGACGATATTGGTCTGCACGAACGGCCACGGCTGCGTCAGCGAATTGTCGTTGTGCGATTCGGCGGCGAAATGCACCACCGCGTCCACACCGCCGACGAGCCGATCGACCAGCTCCTGATCGGCGATATCGCCCTGCACGAATTCGATGCGATCGGCGATCGGCGCCAGCGAGGCCCGATTTCCGGCATAGGTCAGCGCGTCGAGCACCACGACGTGGACGTCGGGCCGTTCCGCGACGGTCTGGTGGACGAAGTTCGCGCCGATGAACCCGGCGCCCCCGGTTACGAGCACTCGCACGACCGCCACCCTAACGGCTCGGGTGGCCCGCGCCGCCGCAGCATCCGATCACGAACAACCGTGTCCCGGGACGGTCCGGGCATATCGGACGGTTCGCGGCGGGCCACACCCCCGCCCGGTGGATCCGGACGGGGGTGCGTATCAGGCGGGTCCTGGATTGTTCCCGGCGCACGATGCCGTTCGGGCCGCTGCCCGTTCGGCCGAGCGCCGTCGCAGGCCGGTCAGGCGCTGCGGGCGGCGGGCTGCTCGTCGATCCGGCCGCGGACGAAGCGGGCCACCCGGCCCAGCGCGGCGCGGCTCTCCGGCATACCCGGCAGGATGCTGGTGAAGGCGTGCACCTGGCCGCGCCACAACTCGAGGGTGTTGGGCACGCCGGCGGCGGTCAGCCGACGGGCCATCAGCTCGCAGTCGTAACGCAGCAGTTCGTCCTCGCCGACGATCATCAGCACCGGCGGCAGACCCGCCAGCGGCCCGTTGACCGGCGACAACGCCGGGTCGACCAGCCCGTCGAGTTCGGCGCCGTAGTGGACGATCCGCTGCAGACCGGGCAGCGGGATGTAGGCGTCGCGCGCGACGTTCACGTAGCTCTGCTTGGCGACGTGGTCGAGATCCAGCAGCGGGGACAGGCCGACCAGCCCGGCCGGGGTCGGCAGCCCGTCGGCGACGGCCCGCAGCGCGACGGCGAAGCTCAGGAAGCCGCCCGCCGAATCGCCCGCGATCACGATCCGCTTCGGATTCGCGCCGTGGGTCAGCAGCCAGCGGTAGGCGGTCAGGCAGTCCTCGATCGAGTCCTGGATCCGCGCGTCCGGCAGCTGCCGGTAGTCGACGCTGACGACGGGCAGTCCGGTGCGCCGGGCCAGCGCGGCCACCACCGGCCGATGGGTTTCCAGGCCGCAGATCACGAAGCCGCCGCCGTGCAGATACAGCACCGCGCCGTGCCGCAGCGACCGCCGCGCGCCGGCGGGCCGCACGATCTCCATCCGGAAACCGGGCAGCTGGACCTGTTCGCGCTCCACACCGGCGGGCTCCGGCCGCAGCCGGGCGAGGGTGTCCACGGCGGCCCGCGCCACCGGCATGGTCAACGGGGTGATCGGGGTGTAGCGCAGCAGCGGGCCGATCATGGCGCGGCAGGCCAGCAGCAGCGCCTGGGCCGAGAGACTGCGGCTGCCGGGATTCATGACCGTGCCGATATCCGCGGAATCGACGGTCGCGGCCTGGGTGAGCGCCGAATCCGCCAGGGCGAGCGGGTCCGGGTGAGCGGGCTCGTCCGTGGCGGGGAGGTCGACGTGGACCGCGGTCTGCGAGGTCGCGGCCGGCACGGCCAGGGATGCGGCGGCCGGGACGGCCAGGGATGCGGCTGCCGGGACGGCCTGAGATGCGGAGGCTGGGACGGCCTGCGACGTGCGAGCCGGGATCGCCTGAGCTGTGGCGTCCTGGGATGCCGCCGCGGGGACCGGCTGGGATGCCGCCGGGATGGCCCGGGAGGTCGGACGGCATCGCCGGCCGAACGGCTTCGGGGCCGGGGCGAGCAGAGCGCTCGTGCCCGGCAGGACGTGGCCGAGAACTTCACCGAACCGGATCGCCACCATCGCGCACCTACCTCTGTCTGGCGCGCCGACACGGGATGCCGGGTAACGAAGGGCGAGGTGTCGGCGCTGACATCTCACTACCTATGAATTGTCCTCCGAGTGGGCCGCGTAAACCACCGTGATCGTTTCGGAACCTCGTCGCACCCGGTCGGGCCGCGGCTGGCAGACTGCTGGGACATGCGAGGAATCATCCTGGCCGGCGGCACCGGGTCGCGGCTGCACCCGATCACGCGCGGGGTGAGCAAGCAGCTGGTCCCCGTCTACGACAAGCCGATGGTGTACTACCCGCTGTCGACGCTGATGCTGGCCGGCATCCGGGACATCCTGGTCATCACCACTCCCGAGGACGCCGAGGCGTTCCGGCGGCTGCTCGGCGACGGCTCCCAGTTCGGGTTGTCGCTGGACTACGTGGTGCAGCCGGAGCCGGACGGGCTGGCCCGGGCGTTCGTGCTCGGCGCGGGCCACATCGGCGCCGAGACGGTGGCGCTCGTGCTGGGCGACAACATCTTCCACGGTCCGGGCCTCGGCACGCGGCTGTCCCGGTTCGAGGCGGTGGACGGCGGTGCGGTGTTCGCCTACCGGGTGTCGGATCCCAGCGCCTACGGGGTGATCGAATTCGCCGAGGGCAAGGCGATCTCGATCGAGGAGAAGCCGAAGCTGCCGCGCTCCAACTACGCCATTCCGGGCCTGTACTTCTACGGCAACGACGTGGTCGAGATCGCGCACGGGCTGCGGCCGTCGGCGCGCGGCGAGTACGAGATCACCGATATCAACCGAACCTATCTCGAGCAGGGCCGGCTGCAGGTGGAGGTGCTCGCCCGCGGCACCGCGTGGCTGGACACCGGCACCTTCGACTCGCTGCTGGACGCGTCCAACTATGTGCGCACCATCGAGGAACGGCAGGGCCTGAAGATCGGCGTGCCCGAGGAGGTGGCCTGGCGGATGGGCTTCATCGACGACGAACAGCTGGGTCGGCTGGCCCAGCCGCTGGTGCGGTCCGGATACGGGACCTACCTATTGGGCCTGCTGGCGCACGGGCAGGAGTAGGACCATGCGGATACGCGAACTCGCGGTGCCGGGTGCGTGGGAGTTCACCCCCCGGCTGCACGGTGACGAGCGCGGGGTGTTCACCGAATCGTTCAAGGCCTCCGAATTCGAGAAGGCGGTCGGCCGGCCGTTCGAGTTGTTGCAGGTCAACATGTCCACCTCGGCGGCGGGGGTGCTGCGCGGCATCCACTACACCGAGGATCCGCCGGGTCAGGCCAAGTACGTGACCTGCGTACGGGGGGCCTTCCTGGACGTGGTGGTGGATCTGCGCCGCGACTCGCCGACCTTCGGTGTCTGGGACAGCGTGCTGCTCGACGATGTGGACCGGCGGTCGGTGTTCCTGGCCGAGGGGCTCGGGCATGCGCTGCTCTCGCTGGCGGACGAATCCACGGTTACGTACCTCTGTTCGCTGGAGTACACCCCCGAATTCGACCGTGACCTGGACGCCTTCGATCCGGAACTGGGTATCGAGTGGCCGGCCGTGGGCCGGGACGGGCAGCCGCTGACCTTCGTCCGGTCCGCCAAGGACATCGCCGCACCCGGACTGCACAGCCTGCGCCGGTCCTGAGACGCGACGGACGCCGCGGTGGCCAGCACCGCGGCGTCCGTCATTCCGGGTGGTCACCCGGCCAGTTCCAGTTCGTCGACCGCGGCGACCTCCTCGTCCGCGCTCTCCGCCGCTCGGCGGCCGGGCAGGAAGTGCGCCAGCGCGACCACCGCTCCGTCCCCCGCGACCACGACCGCGAGGATCAGGCCCGGCCGGAAGCTGTGCAGGATCGCCGCCGGTGAACCGTCGCCGGTGCTGCCGGAGATCAGCGCGGTGTTCACGGCCAGCACGATCGCCGCACCCACCTGCATGAAGGTTTGCAGCACGCCGGCGGCGAGGCCCTGTTCGTCGTCGGAGATGCCGTTGGTGGCCTGGATGTTGATGGCCGGGAAGCCGATCCAGCCGATGCCGATCAGCAGTACCGCGGGCAGGATCATCGTGAGGTACGACGGGTGGGTGTCCACCCGCAGGAACAGCGCGTAGCCGACCGTCATCACGACCATCGTGACGGCGATGATCGGCCCGGTGCCGAACCGGTCGACCAGCCGGTCGGAGAACACCGAGGACAGCGCCACCAGCAGGCCCACCGGCAGCAGGCCCAGGGCGAGTTGCAGCGGCGACCAGCCGAGGGTGCCCTGCAGGTACAGCGTCACGATGAACTGGAAGCTGAAGTACGACCCGGCCACGGCCACGATGGCCAGGCACGCCCGCACCAGCGTCGCGCGGCGCAGGATTCCGAGCCGGACCAGCGGATACCGCACCCGCTTCTCCACGCCGAGGAAGGCCGTGAACAGGGCCACGACGGCCGCGAACGAGGCCACCGAGCGGGCCGAACCCCAGCCCGCGTGCGGCGCCGACACCACGGTGTAGACCAGCAGCAGCATGGCCGAGGTGGCGAACAGCGCGCCGAGCAGATCGTGACCGCCCTCCTCGGCGGGGCCGTCCTTGCGGACCAGCACCGCGGCCGCGATCAGGGCGATCAGGGCCACCGGGACGGGCAGCAGGAAGGTCCACCGCCAGCCCACGCCGGTCATCAGGCCGCCGAACACCAGGCCCATCGAATAGCCGCCGGCGCCGAAGACGGTGTAGATCGACAGCGCCCGGTTGCGGGCCGGGCCCTCGGCGAACGTGGTGGTGATGATCGACAGGCCGGTCGGCGCGGTGAACGCGGCGGCGAGGCCCTTCACGAAACGGGTGAGGATCAGCAGCGGGCCGCTGCTGACCAGGCCGCCGGCCAGCGAGGCGACGGCGAAGATCGCGAGCGCGATCAGGAAGACCTTGCGGCGGCCGACCAGGTCGGCGGTGCGGCCGCCGAGCAGCAGCAGTCCGCCGTAGCCGAGCACATATCCGCTGACCAGCCACTGCAGGGTGGAGGTGGACAGGTGCAGTTCCTTACCGATGGAGGGCAGGGCCACGCCGATCATCGACACGTCCAGCCCGTCGAGGAACAGGACGATGCACAGGGTGATCAGCAGGCCCCACAGCCGGGCCGACCACCGAGTGCCGGCCGCGTCGGCGGCCGGAAGCGTTGCGGGGGATGTCATGGCACGGAACATTACATGCGCACGCATATGATGTCTACGCATTAAATGCGGTTGCATGGTTGTGCCGCGCCGACTAGGATGACGGCCATGTCCAAGTCGTCGACATCGTCGTCGTCGCGAGCGACGAGTCCCGAAACTGCGCGAGCGACGAGTCCCGAAACTGCGCGAGCGACGAGTCCTGAAGGCGCGCGAGCGACGAGTCCCGAAGGCGCGCCGGCGGCGAGTCTCGAAACCGCCGCCTGCGGCACGGTCGATCGCTCCGGCCCGCGGTCCGGGCACGTGCGCAGCGAGGCCGATCTGGTGGGCCATTGGCGCGATCTGCTGGCCCAGCACGCCGCCGCCTCCTGCGCCCTGGAGAAGGAACTGCAGGGCCGGCACAGCATCGGGCTGAGCGAATTCGAATGTCTGGACCGGCTGGTCGACGCGGACTGCGAGAGCTACCGGATGAGCGATCTGGCCACGGATATCCACCTCTCCCAGAGCGCGCTGAGCCGGGCCGTCGCCCGCTTGGAGCGCGACGGCCTGGTCACCCGCGGCATGTGCACCGACGACCGGCGGGCCATCTTCGTCTGCGTCACCGATCGGGGCCGGCTGCTGCACGCGGCGGCCGCACCCACGCATCGCGCGGTACTCGCGGACACCCTGCACTGAACGACGAGACCGCGGGCCCGGCTATCGCCCGGCCCGCGGTCTCGGTTCCTACTGCGCTACGCCCCGGCTACAACGCGGCGCGGGCCTCGTCGATGGCCGTGCGGGCATCCATCGCCACGGCCTTGATGTCGGTGAATGCCGAGCGGTAGCGGTCGATCTCCGGTTCCTTGTCGTAATAGACCGAGCCGGTGAAGGTTTCGACGTAGACCACCGGCGGTTCCGGGACGTCGCCCGCGCTGTCCGGGAATTCCAGCAGCACGAACCGGCCGGAATCCATCCCGTCGTGATAGCCGGTGTCGGTGGGTACCACCCGGACCTCGACGTTGGGCAGATCGCACATCCGGCGCAGATGTTCCAGTTGTGCGACAACCACATCCGGGCCGCCGACGCGATGCCACAGCAACGTTTCGGTGATCACGGCCTCCAGCCGGATCGGCGAGTGCTCCCGGGTGATCGCGGCCTGCCGGGCGGCCCGGACGGCGATCCGGCGCTCCAGTTCGTCGGCCGTGATGTCGGGGCGTGCGCCGATCAGTACCGCCCGGGTGTACTCCTCACTCTGCAACAGGCCCGGGACCAGGTCGGTCTCGTAGGTGAACACCCGTGCGGCGGCCTCCTCCAGCCCGATGTAGACCTCGAATCCCTCGGCGATCACGTCGCTGAACTCGGTCCACCACCCGCGCGCCTTGGTCTCGCGGGCCAGCGCGGCCAGCGGTTCGACGATCTCGACCGGTGCGCCGTACACCTTGCACATCGCCTCGACATCGAGGCTGCGCAACGAGGTCTGCCCGGTTTCGATTCGCCAGATCTTCGCCTCGGACCACTCGAGTCGCTGCGCGGCGACCCTCGTGGTCATGCGGGCGCGGTTGCGCAGATCGCGCAGTTGCCGTCCCAATTGCCGGCGGGGCATGGTGGATCCGGTGATCGTGGATCCGGTCATTCCGTGCGGTGGTAAAGCCATGCTTCCCCCTCGTTCGTAGGCCGAACATCGAAACCGCCCTCACGGCCCATCGAACGGCAAAACTCAACGCCAGGACCCGGATTCCTCCTACCGGGTGTGCGATCGGATTCTTGCACAGCGGAAGATCTCACGGATACCGGTCGTGTCACATTTACGTCACCGTCGAGTGTGGGCCAAAGATGATTAGTTTCCGGCGCACCGTTTTCGGTAGATTTCGGCCGACGAACCGTCACGGCGAGCTCTCGAGTGGCTCCCAGACTGCGCGCATCGGGCTCGAAGGAACGGGGACCACAGTTGGTTGTGGTCGGCTCACCCCAGCGAGTCGCCAGACCATAGCCGAAGAGCATGAATTCGCTGATCTTGTGACGAATTCGGTGCCGCCCGAAAAAGTTTCGCGGACGTGTAACACGTACGAGGGCCCGCTCCGATACGCCCCATGAACAACGAAGCTCGACTTGGATCCACCCCGGGGAATGGAGAAGACAGTGCGTACGACGTTTCCGACTTCCGTCTCGGCCGCCGAGCTGGCTGCCTCCGCGCAGGACTACATCCAGCGCGGCTGGACGGTCGCCGAAACGGCCAACGGCATCTGCCTGATCACCGATGAGGACATCGCGGCGATCGAGGTCACCGGCGAACTCGCCGCCACCGTCCGCCGCTACCTCCGCGCCAACAACCTCACCGGTCCGATCATCGAGCTGCCGGGCATCGAACGCCGCGAGATCCACATCGTCGCGGGTGTTCGCAAGGCCGCCATGGCGATCCAGGCACTGCGCGAAGCCGGTGTGGTCGTCCACACCGACGGCGCGGGTGTGCCGCTGCCGCCGAGCCGCGTGTCGGCCGGCACCGCCGTCTGGTCCGTCGCGCCGCACGAGGCGCGCTGGACACCGCCGCTGGTGGCCGTCGCCGCCGCCATCCGCGCGGCCCGCTCCGGCCGCAAGCCGCAGGTCGCCCGCATCGCCAGCTGAATCGGGCGGGCCGGAGCCCCGGTCCGTCCGGTTCCACCGTTTTCTGTCGGAGCCGAGGGTCATGATGGATGCCATGACCACCCGGAATCTGCTCCGCACCTGCCCGCTGTGCGAGGCGGTGTGCGGGCTCGAAGTCACCCTCGACGCCGAGGATCACGTCACCGGCATCCGCGGCGATCGGCAGGACCCGTTCAGCCGGGGTTTCCTCTGTCCCAAGGGCGCCAGCCTCGGACATCTCGACGAGGATCCCGACCGGCTCACCCAGCCGCTGATCCGCGATCGCGCCACCGGCGTGCGCCGGACCGCCTCCTGGACGGAGGCCTTCGATCTCATCGCCGCGCGCATGCCGGCGCTGACCGCCGCGCACGGCAGCCAATCCGCCGCGCTGTACTTCGGTAATCCGAATGCGCACACCGTCGCCGGCGCCCTCTATCTCCCGGCGCTGCTGCGCGCCCTGGGTACTCGTAATCTCTTCTCGGCCAGTACCGCCGATCAGATGCCCAAGCAGGTCGCCAGCGGGCTGATGTTCGGCGATCCGCTCGCCGTGCCGGTCCCCGATCTGGACCGCACCGATTACCTGCTGATGCTCGGGGCCAACCCGCTGGAATCCAACGGATCACTGTGCACCGCACCGGACTACCCGGGCCGGATCAAGGCGCTGCGGCGGCGCGGCGGCCGGTTCGTGGTGGTCGATCCGCGGCGCACTCGCACCGCCAAGCAGGCCGACGAGCACGTCTTCGTGCGGCCGGGCAGCGATGCCTATCTGTTGTTCGGGATCGTGCACACTCTGTTCGCGGAGGAGCTGACCACTGTCCGGGTCGAGGTCACCGGCCTCGACGAGATCCGCGCCGCCGCAGTGCCGTTCACGCCCGAGGTGGTGTCCGGGCGCACCGGCGTCCCGGCGGCGACCGTGGTCCGGCTGGCGCGCGAACTGGCCGCCGCGCCGACGGCGGCCGTCTATGCCCGCATCGGCACCTGCACCGCCGAATTCGGCACCGTCACGCAGTGGCTGGTCGACGTGATCAATACGCTCACCGGCAATCTCGACTCCCCCGGCGGCGCGATGTGGGCCACGCCGGCCACACTCGGCATCGTCCGCACCCGGCCGTTCCGGCTCGGCCGGTGGACCAGCCGGGTGCGCGAACTACCCGAGGCCATGGGCGAATTCCCGGTCGCGACCCTGGCCGACGAGATCGAGACCCCGGGCGAGGGGCAGATCCGGATGCTGGTCACGGTCGCCGGTAATCCGGTGCTGTCCGCGCCCAACGGCGCTCGGCTCGATCGCGTACTGCCCGGTCTCGACTTCATGGTGAGCGTCGACCGCTACCTGAACGAGACGACCCGGCACGCCGATGTCATCCTGCCGCCGCCGCGCACCCTGCAGTCGCCGCACTACGACTTCGCGCTGCTGGCGTTCGCGGTGCACAACTACGCCCGGTACTCGCCGCCGCTGGTCCCACTCGACGACCGGCCCTCGGAGTCGGAGGTGGTGGCCCGGCTG
Encoded proteins:
- the rfbA gene encoding glucose-1-phosphate thymidylyltransferase RfbA; amino-acid sequence: MRGIILAGGTGSRLHPITRGVSKQLVPVYDKPMVYYPLSTLMLAGIRDILVITTPEDAEAFRRLLGDGSQFGLSLDYVVQPEPDGLARAFVLGAGHIGAETVALVLGDNIFHGPGLGTRLSRFEAVDGGAVFAYRVSDPSAYGVIEFAEGKAISIEEKPKLPRSNYAIPGLYFYGNDVVEIAHGLRPSARGEYEITDINRTYLEQGRLQVEVLARGTAWLDTGTFDSLLDASNYVRTIEERQGLKIGVPEEVAWRMGFIDDEQLGRLAQPLVRSGYGTYLLGLLAHGQE
- a CDS encoding alpha/beta hydrolase — translated: MVAIRFGEVLGHVLPGTSALLAPAPKPFGRRCRPTSRAIPAASQPVPAAASQDATAQAIPARTSQAVPASASQAVPAAASLAVPAAASLAVPAATSQTAVHVDLPATDEPAHPDPLALADSALTQAATVDSADIGTVMNPGSRSLSAQALLLACRAMIGPLLRYTPITPLTMPVARAAVDTLARLRPEPAGVEREQVQLPGFRMEIVRPAGARRSLRHGAVLYLHGGGFVICGLETHRPVVAALARRTGLPVVSVDYRQLPDARIQDSIEDCLTAYRWLLTHGANPKRIVIAGDSAGGFLSFAVALRAVADGLPTPAGLVGLSPLLDLDHVAKQSYVNVARDAYIPLPGLQRIVHYGAELDGLVDPALSPVNGPLAGLPPVLMIVGEDELLRYDCELMARRLTAAGVPNTLELWRGQVHAFTSILPGMPESRAALGRVARFVRGRIDEQPAARSA
- a CDS encoding helix-turn-helix transcriptional regulator, which produces MTGSTITGSTMPRRQLGRQLRDLRNRARMTTRVAAQRLEWSEAKIWRIETGQTSLRSLDVEAMCKVYGAPVEIVEPLAALARETKARGWWTEFSDVIAEGFEVYIGLEEAAARVFTYETDLVPGLLQSEEYTRAVLIGARPDITADELERRIAVRAARQAAITREHSPIRLEAVITETLLWHRVGGPDVVVAQLEHLRRMCDLPNVEVRVVPTDTGYHDGMDSGRFVLLEFPDSAGDVPEPPVVYVETFTGSVYYDKEPEIDRYRSAFTDIKAVAMDARTAIDEARAAL
- a CDS encoding MFS transporter, with protein sequence MTSPATLPAADAAGTRWSARLWGLLITLCIVLFLDGLDVSMIGVALPSIGKELHLSTSTLQWLVSGYVLGYGGLLLLGGRTADLVGRRKVFLIALAIFAVASLAGGLVSSGPLLILTRFVKGLAAAFTAPTGLSIITTTFAEGPARNRALSIYTVFGAGGYSMGLVFGGLMTGVGWRWTFLLPVPVALIALIAAAVLVRKDGPAEEGGHDLLGALFATSAMLLLVYTVVSAPHAGWGSARSVASFAAVVALFTAFLGVEKRVRYPLVRLGILRRATLVRACLAIVAVAGSYFSFQFIVTLYLQGTLGWSPLQLALGLLPVGLLVALSSVFSDRLVDRFGTGPIIAVTMVVMTVGYALFLRVDTHPSYLTMILPAVLLIGIGWIGFPAINIQATNGISDDEQGLAAGVLQTFMQVGAAIVLAVNTALISGSTGDGSPAAILHSFRPGLILAVVVAGDGAVVALAHFLPGRRAAESADEEVAAVDELELAG
- a CDS encoding molybdopterin-dependent oxidoreductase — encoded protein: MTTRNLLRTCPLCEAVCGLEVTLDAEDHVTGIRGDRQDPFSRGFLCPKGASLGHLDEDPDRLTQPLIRDRATGVRRTASWTEAFDLIAARMPALTAAHGSQSAALYFGNPNAHTVAGALYLPALLRALGTRNLFSASTADQMPKQVASGLMFGDPLAVPVPDLDRTDYLLMLGANPLESNGSLCTAPDYPGRIKALRRRGGRFVVVDPRRTRTAKQADEHVFVRPGSDAYLLFGIVHTLFAEELTTVRVEVTGLDEIRAAAVPFTPEVVSGRTGVPAATVVRLARELAAAPTAAVYARIGTCTAEFGTVTQWLVDVINTLTGNLDSPGGAMWATPATLGIVRTRPFRLGRWTSRVRELPEAMGEFPVATLADEIETPGEGQIRMLVTVAGNPVLSAPNGARLDRVLPGLDFMVSVDRYLNETTRHADVILPPPRTLQSPHYDFALLAFAVHNYARYSPPLVPLDDRPSESEVVARLALALLGQQPEPGRTALESVDELVIAGTLHKAGIPERRGDLLGADTTEQRLDLMLRLGAYGEWNPAALPTPYGPLNLKVLLDNPHGIDLGPLRPRLPEVLRTTARAVDLAPAPMLADVTRLTGRLADAAPDVVLIGRRQLRSNNSWMHNVPTLVGGSNRCTLHVHPDDMTRLGLGERAVVKSAAGAITVVVEPNGDIMPGVVSLPHGWGHADTASQTVASAHAGVSANVLTDDSVVDVPSGNAVFNGVPVTVSPA
- a CDS encoding dTDP-4-dehydrorhamnose 3,5-epimerase family protein, with the protein product MRIRELAVPGAWEFTPRLHGDERGVFTESFKASEFEKAVGRPFELLQVNMSTSAAGVLRGIHYTEDPPGQAKYVTCVRGAFLDVVVDLRRDSPTFGVWDSVLLDDVDRRSVFLAEGLGHALLSLADESTVTYLCSLEYTPEFDRDLDAFDPELGIEWPAVGRDGQPLTFVRSAKDIAAPGLHSLRRS
- a CDS encoding MarR family transcriptional regulator, coding for MRSEADLVGHWRDLLAQHAAASCALEKELQGRHSIGLSEFECLDRLVDADCESYRMSDLATDIHLSQSALSRAVARLERDGLVTRGMCTDDRRAIFVCVTDRGRLLHAAAAPTHRAVLADTLH